The Seriola aureovittata isolate HTS-2021-v1 ecotype China chromosome 2, ASM2101889v1, whole genome shotgun sequence genome has a segment encoding these proteins:
- the LOC130175347 gene encoding ubiquinol-cytochrome-c reductase complex assembly factor 2 encodes MSATRYRRFLKLCEEWPRDETKKGRDLGTFLRHKVASAFREGENTQISDPEKCDQMYESLARINGNAYRQRFPRVRDTSFTGVTAEECKVLLSGSMQQTDEEKKGLWKTLMDRFSSKTPEDVPEKAPEK; translated from the exons ATGTCCGCCACTCGGTACCGTCGGTTCTTGAAGCTGTGCGAGGAGTGGCCCCGTGATGAGACCAAGAAAGGCCGAGATTTGGGGACGTTCCTGCGGCACAAAGTAGCCTCCGCCTTCCGTGAgggtgaaaacacacag ATCTCAGATCCAGAGAAATGTGACCAGATGTATGAAAGTTTGGCCCGAATTAATGGCAACGCATATAGACAACGG TTTCCTCGTGTAAGAGACACAAGCTTTACTGGCGTCACGGCGGAAGAATGTAAAGTGCTTTTGTCAG gGAGTATGCAACAGACGGACGAGGAAAAAAAGGGTCTGTGGAAGACGTTAATGGACAGATTCTCCTCCAAAACTCCAGAAGATGTTCCAGAGAAAGCTCCTGAAAAATAA
- the tomm6 gene encoding mitochondrial import receptor subunit TOM6 homolog, with amino-acid sequence MTGSNGKKGSSPGVTDWIRSACQFATDRNDFRRNLLVNLGLFVAGVWVARNLSDFDLMSPQPVT; translated from the exons ATGACCGGTTCAAACGGTAAAAAGGGCTCATCCCCTGGTGTGACTGACTGGATCCGTTCAGCTTGTCAGTTTGCAACAGACAGAAACGACTTCAGAAG GAATCTTCTGGTCAACTTGGGTTTGTTCGTAGCTGGAGTTTGGGTTGCAAGAAATCTCTCAGATTTCGACCTGATGTCTCCTCAACCTGTAACATAA
- the sxph gene encoding saxiphilin-like, which yields MRGVYAILLFFILVCCIRAKKMRWCTVSDPEQRKCAELAKALVAVLPPAAVAAFARLSCIRASSTTDCIDRIRGNRADIVTLDAGEVYSAVKQFGLVAIAKEIYSDGGCILSVAVVRNSSLDIRSLQGTRSCHSGVRWTAGWSLPLGFLLSRNYLSWSKEQPLSQDVSTFFSASCIPGAAAMAAPLCALCQGQKSYIRQKNYHCETSHSEPFYNSQGALRCLRSGAGDVAFVDHLALKSIEESESDEFRLLCTDGTQAPLSHYRNCNLGRGPGGGMVTRFNFRKVARKFLMTVQMLFGQRGRERQRFQLFNSSIFGESDLLFKDVTDKLAVLQDDMDVSQVLGLDYVALLKGLGHEGSSLEDSVVRWCCISHAEQKKCEQWALSIKSDPLVCVRAVSMRNCIEKIKRDEVDAVSLDATHSFIAGKCGLVPVVTEYYGGKCVLAEGSTHLETDVLPSVVGVAVTKRSSRNLFIGNLGGRRSCQSHMYSPGGWLLPYRHTLSLEQNSSSPCDPNQVYNKVFWKGCLPGSQGNLCKVCMGGTGEAATKRCADNHNERYYGNMGALRCLVGDPSGKSYGDVAFLEQHSLQANILSLGSTGWSEGWTSSDFELLCGDGRRAPLSEWESCNLGVIPPNTIMTRPVLTARVYDFLMKSQETLAANPNAEFKLFESQQYGESDLLFKDATQCFVHTSHKDHRSILGEEFYTHAETVFNCTHSDILEFCSQDVCSIF from the exons ATGCGAGGTGTTTATGCTATTTTACTCTTTTTCATCTTGGTCTGCTGCATCAGGg CCAAGAAGATGCGGTGGTGCACAGTGTCAGATCCTGAACAGAGGAAGTGTGCAGAACTCGCTAAAGCTCTGGTGGCGGTGCTGCCTCCAGCTGCTGTGGCAGCTTTTGCCCGACTCTCATGCATACGAGCGTCCAGCACAACTGACTGTATTGATAGGATCAGG GGAAACCGTGCTGATATAGTGACATTAGATGCAGGAGAAGTTTATTCTGCTGTTAAGCAGTTCGGCCTCGTTGCCATCGCCAAGGAGATATACAGTGACG GAGGCTGTATTCTGTCTGTGGCTGTGGTGAGGAACAGCAGCTTGGACATACGGTCCTTGCAGGGTACCAGGAGTTGTCACAGTGGGGTTCGATGGACAGCTGGATGGAGTCTTCCTCTCGGCTTCCTGCTGTCCAGAAACTACCTGAGCTGGTCAAAGGAGCAGCCACTCAGTCAGG ACGTCAGTACCTTTTTCAGTGCCAGCTGTATTCCTGGAGCTGCAGCCATGGCAGCTCCTCTGTGTGCTCTTTGCCAAGGCCAAAAGTCTTACATTCGCCAGAAGAATTACCACTGTGAAACATCCCACAGTGAGCCCTTCTACAACAGCCAGGGAGCCCTCAG aTGTCTCAGGAGCGGGGCAGGGGATGTTGCATTTGTGGACCATTTAGCCCTTAAAAGTATTGAAG agagtgagagtgatgAGTTCAGGTTACTGTGTACCGACGGTACACAGGCTCCTCTCAGCCACTACAGAAACTGTAACCTGGGACGGGGTCCAGGAGGGGGCATGGTCACCAGATTCAACTTTCGCAAGGTTGCTCGCAAATTTTTAATGACCGTGCAG atgCTGTTTGGCCAAcgaggaagagagaggcagcgCTTCCAACTCTTCAACTCATCGATTTTTGGGGAAAGCGATCTTCTCTTCAAAGATGTGACGGATAAATTAGCTGTACTCCAAGATGACATGGACGTCAGTCAGGTGCTGGGGCTGGATTATGTGGCTCTCCTCAAAGGTCTTGGACACGAAG GAAGCTCACTGGAGGACAGTGTTGTGCGATGGTGCTGCATCAGCCACGCAGAGCAGAAGAAATGTGAACAGTGGGCTCTCAGTATTAAGTCAGACCCGCTGGTGTGTGTTAGAGCAGTCTCAATGCGGAACTGTATTGAGAAAATCAAG AGGGACGAGGTCGACGCTGTCTCACTGGACGCAACTCACTCGTTCATCGCTGGGAAATGCGGTCTTGTCCCTGTAGTAACTGAATATTACG GAGGAAAATGTGTGCTTGCTGAAGGATCAACTCACTTAGAGACAGATG TGTTGCCCTCAGTGGTGGGTGTAGCAGTTACAAAGCGCTCCAGCAGAAACCTATTCATCGGGAACCTTGGAGGCCGCCGCTCCTGTCAGAGTCACATGTACAGCCCCGGAGGCTGGCTGCTGCCGTACAGACACACATTGAGCCTTGAGCAAAACAGCAGCTCTCCTTGCGATCCAAACCAAG tGTACAACAAGGTGTTTTGGAAAGGCTGTCTTCCTGGCTCTCAGGGGAATTTGTGTAAAGTGTGTATGGGAGGGACCGGGGAGGCTGCAACCAAACGCTGTGCTGACAACCACAATGAGCGTTACTATGGCAATATGGGGGCTTTAAG GTGTCTGGTTGGAGATCCCAGTGGAAAAAGCTATGGCGATGTTGCCTTCCTTGAGCAACACAGCCTTCAGGCCAACATCCTCA GTTTGGGCTCCACTGGTTGGTCAGAGGGGTGGACGTCATCAGACTTTGAGCTGCTGTGTGGTGACGGTCGCCGAGCCCCGTTGTCAGAGTGGGAGAGCTGTAACCTCGGAGTCATCCCACCCAACACCATCATGACACGGCCAGTGCTCACGGCACGAGTGTACGACTTCCTCATGAAGTCGCAG gAAACTTTGGCAGCCAACCCAAACGCAGAGTTCAAGCTCTTTGAATCACAGCAATATGGAGAAAGTGATCTGCTGTTTAAAGATGCAACACAGTGTTTCGTCCACACCAGCCATAAGGACCACCGTTCCATCCTCGGAGAGGAGTTTTACACTCATGCAGAAACCGTCTTCAACTGCACGCACTCTG ATATCTTGGAGTTTTGCAGTCAGGATGTGTGCAGCATATTCtaa
- the sirt4 gene encoding NAD-dependent protein lipoamidase sirtuin-4, mitochondrial → MRLPWWTLTLHSAPVRRTSSVPAGMSNFVPACSTTDAQSMDQLQDFVSRARRLFVISGAGLSTESGIPDYRSEGVGLYARTDRRPMQHAEFVRSAKSRQRYWARNFVGWPQFSSHQPNSAHKALQQWEESGKLHWLVTQNVDALHSKAGQKRLTELHGCAHRVMCLGCGAISAREELQRRFISLNPDWRAQAGAVAPDGDVFLEDEQVLHFRVPSCDECGGILKPEVTFFGDSVIKGTVQFVHDRLAESDAVLVVGSSLQVYSGYRFLLAASDRKMPVAILNIGPTRADHLAGLKVSGRCGEVLSVIQPL, encoded by the exons ATGAGACTGCCCTGGTGGACCCTCACATTACACTCTGCACCAGTAAGGAGGACATCCTCAGTTCCTGCTGGTATGTCAAACTTTGTCCCCGCCTGCAGCACCACTGATGCCCAGTCCATGGACCAGCTGCAGGACTTTGTGTCCCGAGCCAGACGTCTGTTTGTCATCAGTGGagcaggtctctccacagagtCAGGCATCCCTGATTATCGCTCAGAGGGTGTTGGACTGTATGCCCGCACTGATAGACGACCCATGCAGCATGCGGAGTTTGTCCGCAGCGCAAAGTCCCGTCAGCGCTACTGGGCCAGAAACTTTGTCGGGTGGCCACAGTTTTCCTCACATCAGCCAAACTCTGCACACAAGGCCCTGCAACAGTGGGAGGAGAGTGGAAAGCTGCACTGGCTGGTCACGCAAAATGTGGATGCACTTCACTCAAAGGCAGGACAGAAAAGATTGACTGAGCTCCATGGCTGTGCCCACAG GGTGATGTGCCTAGGCTGTGGTGCCATTTCAGCAAGGGAGGAGCTACAGAGACGATTCATATCATTAAACCCAGACTGGAGAGCTCAGGCAGGCGCTGTGGCGCCAGACGGTGATGTCTTCTTGGAGGACGAGCAGGTCCTGCATTTCAGAGTTCCCTCCTGTGACGAATGTGGAGGAATACTGAAGCCCGAGGTCACATTTTTTGGAGACTCTGTGATAAAAGGGACAGTACAGTTTGTGCACGACAGACTGGCAGAGTCGGATGCGGTGCTAGTAGTGGGGTCCTCGTTACAG GTATATTCCGGATACAGGTTCTTACTGGCAGCAAGTGACAGGAAAATGCCAGTCGCTATCCTGAACATCGGACCCACAAGAGCCGACCACCTGGCTGGGCTGAAAGTGAGCGGCCGCTGTGGTGAAGTGCTCTCAGTCATTCAGCCCCTCTGA
- the tspo gene encoding translocator protein, which produces MWLPMIGMTTLPHLGGLYGGYITRKEVKTWYPTLEKPSWRPPNAAFPVVWTCLYTGMGYGSYLVWKELGGFTEDALVPLGLYGLQLALNWAWTPIFFGAHKLKLALMEIVLLTGTVAATMVSWYPISRTATLLMAPYLSWLCLATSLNYCIWRDNSEEKEE; this is translated from the exons ATGTGGCTGCCTATGATTGGGATGACCACCCTGCCACACTTGGGAGGGCTCTATGGCGGTTACATCACACGCAAAGAGGTGAAGACTTGGTACCCAACCCTGGAGAAACCATCATGGCGCCCACCAAATGCTGCATTCCCAGTAGTGTGGACGTGTCTATACACAGGCATGGG GTATGGCTCCTACCTGGTGTGGAAAGAGCTGGGCGGTTTCACTGAGGATGCACTGGTTCCACTGGGACTTTATGGGCTACAGCTAGCTCTGAATTGGGCCTGGACTCCTATTTTCTTTGGTGCACACAAGCTGAAATTG GCCCTCATGGAGATTGTACTTCTTACCGGGACTGTTGCAGCCACCATGGTTTCTTGGTATCCCATTAGCCGCACTGCCACTCTGCTCATGGCGCCCTACCTGTCCTGGCTGTGCCTTGCCACCTCTCTCAACTACTGCATCTGGAGAGAcaacagtgaagaaaaagaagagtaG
- the c2h1orf74 gene encoding UPF0739 protein C1orf74 homolog, with protein sequence MSTQELFVAAARKSLCTGRKSLSVPQSLDLASQVSAVDLGLKPALLYDSNGASSEQLQQYLSMLQCSQLVSKSLLTLDLNGNTLIVNPVTVRSNIEQAFHDSGVAVIDVCHSLEKPTITDLLRGELKSVIEDLLFLLSRCELNEAEKPLYVGEICEDWNLCTVFGLLLGYPVTYWFNQTKSFENCLSMTPLMVTTAAATWQADTAGHRCCLYSFSVPAVLLKETQSNLEYWGLRLREKFQQQNVLKDLSICQTTVTLPSVCL encoded by the coding sequence ATGTCCACTCAGGAGCTCTTTGTTGCTGCAGCTCGTAAAAGTCTGTGCACTGGTAGaaaatctctctctgttccccaGAGTCTGGACCTGGCTTCTCAGGTCTCAGCTGTTGATCTGGGGTTGAAACCCGCTCTGCTGTATGACAGTAACGGCGCCAGTTCAGAGCAGTTACAGCAGTATTTGAGCATGTTGCAGTGCTCCCAGCTTGTGTCTAAATCACTTCTCACATTGGATTTAAATGGAAACACTCTCATTGTTAATCCAGTCACAGTCAGATCAAATATAGAGCAGGCGTTTCATGATAGTGGCGTGGCTGTGATTGATGTCTGCCACTCACTGGAGAAGCCCACCATCACTGACCTGCTCAGAGGGGAGCTGAAGAGTGTCATAGAAGATCTACTGTTTCTTCTGAGCAGGTGTGAACTGAATGAGGCTGAGAAACCTCTTTATGTTGGAGAGATATGCGAAGATTGGAACCTGTGCACAGTCTTTGGTCTTTTATTGGGCTACCCCGTCACCTACTGGTTCAATCAGACCAAAAGCTTTGAAAACTGTCTGTCTATGACTCCCCTGATGGTgactacagctgcagcaacatgGCAGGCAGATACCGCTGGTCACAGATGTTGTCTGTACTCTTTTAGCGTCCCAGCTGTTCTGCTTAAAGAGACACAGTCCAACCTGGAGTACTGGGGGCTTCGTTTACGAGAAAAATTTCAGCAGCAAAACGTCCTAAAGGATCTTAGCATATGTCAAACCACAGTAACTCTTCCCTCAGTCTGTTTGTGA